A single window of Eucalyptus grandis isolate ANBG69807.140 chromosome 1, ASM1654582v1, whole genome shotgun sequence DNA harbors:
- the LOC104446837 gene encoding putative phosphatidylglycerol/phosphatidylinositol transfer protein DDB_G0282179: MRIAGRLQELAWTDAAEVFGRRKDVFRVLRTPFIFPRTSWFWRSACCCLSVEPPTSITAIRRRYAVKVSGVEISPSPVARGQPATFSIAATTDEAISGGKLVIDVAYFGWHIHSETHDLCAETSCPVTGGDFVVAHSQVLPGFTPPGSYSLTMKMYDESKTELTCIAFDFSIGFASSVADS, from the exons ATGAGGATCGCCGGGCGATTGCAAGAACTCGCTTGGACCGACGCGGCTGAGGTGTTCGGTCGCCGGAAGGATGTTTTCCGGGTGCTGAGAACTCCCTTTATTTTCCCAAGGAC CTCGTGGTTCTGGCGCTCTGCCTGTTGCTGCCTTTCGGTCGAGCCACCGACGTCAATTACTGCG ATAAGAAGACGGTACGCTGTTAAGGTCTCTGGAGTGGAGATATCGCCCTCTCCGGTGGCGAGAGGCCAGCCGGCCACCTTCAGTATTGCCGCGACCACTG ACGAAGCAATCAGCGGAGGGAAATTGGTGATTGATGTCGCATACTTTGGATGGCACATTCACAGTGAGACCCATGACCTTTGTGCAGAGACATCTTGCCCTGTAACGGGGGGAGATTTTGTTGTGGCTCATTCACAAGTTTTGCCTGGATTTACTCCCCCT GGTTCTTATTCCCTCACgatgaagatgtatgatgaGAGCAAGACAGAGCTGACCTGTATCGCCTTTGATTTCAGCATCGGGTTCGCTTCATCTGTAGCCGATAGCTAA
- the LOC104446846 gene encoding RING-H2 finger protein ATL70 gives MNNSTDSPGGFLGANNLGGFGYGVGVSVGILLLITTITLASYYCTRTVDPAPQQQRNIINVHRRRASRDGARAAADAVVVDVGLDEATIKSYPRLLYSEAKLRSSGSTASCCSICLGDYKGRDELRMIPDCGHLFHHECIDPWLRMHPTCPMCRNSPLPTPMPTPLAEVVPLATRRD, from the coding sequence ATGAACAACTCCACCGACTCGCCTGGCGGCTTCCTCGGAGCCAACAACCTCGGAGGCTTTGGCTATGGCGTCGGCGTCTCCGTCGgcatcctcctcctcatcaCCACCATCACCCTAGCCTCCTATTACTGCACCCGGACCGTTGACCCGGCGCCCCAGCAGCAGCGCAACATCATAAACGTCCACCGCCGGCGGGCGTCGCGAGATGGGGCAAGGGCAGCGGCGGATGCAGTGGTCGTCGATGTGGGCCTCGACGAGGCCACCATAAAGAGCTACCCGAGGCTGCTCTACTCGGAGGCGAAGCTGAGGAGCTCGGGCTCGACGGCTTCCTGCTGCTCCATATGCTTGGGGGACTACAAGGGCCGCGACGAGCTGAGGATGATTCCGGACTGCGGCCATCTGTTCCACCACGAGTGCATCGACCCGTGGCTGAGGATGCACCCGACGTGCCCCATGTGCCGGAATTCTCCCTTGCCCACCCCGATGCCGACCCCACTCGCGGAGGTGGTGCCGCTGGCTACTAGGAGGGACTGA
- the LOC104446855 gene encoding uncharacterized protein LOC104446855, with amino-acid sequence MAAAFRQPRLLTAAASLLALLLASSPSSLRPVESAADTNRVYSPCADTTVQRSDGFTFGIAFAPRLSFFHNGSLELSPCDRRLSLSSATSQVATFRPKVDEISLLTINTSSFSPANYGGYMVAFAGRKYAARSLPSFVANSTYTVTSFTLVLEFKKGRLQNLYWKRDGCASCSGKSNFVCLNNQDCAIKTSNCKNHGGAVDCSLGIQLAFSGTDKHFSVFNSWYEVENLRQYSLYGLYSNLRNSLTGQYNKIF; translated from the exons ATGGCAGCCGCATTCCGTCAGCCTCGCCTCCTCACCGCGGCGGCGTCCCTGCTGGCGCTCCTGCTCGCCTCGTCCCCCTCCTCGCTGCGGCCGGTCGAATCGGCGGCCGACACCAACCGCGTCTACTCGCCCTGCGCCGACACCACGGTCCAGCGGTCCGACGGGTTCACCTTCGGCATCGCCTTCGCGCCGAGGCTATCCTTCTTCCACAACGGCTCGCTCGAGCTGTCCCCCTGCGACCGCCggctctccctctcctccgccACCTCCCAGGTCGCCACTTTCCGGCCTAAGGTCGACGAGATCTCCCTCCTCACCATCAACACCTCCTCATTCTCTCCg GCCAATTATGGAGGTTATATGGTTGCATTTGCCGGAAGAAAGTACGCTGCGAGGTCTCTCCCTTCCTTCGTTGCCAACAGCACCTACACTGTGACCAGCTTCACTCTT GTGCTCGAGTTCAAGAAGGGCAGACTGCAAAATCTATACTGGAAAAGAGATGGCTGTGCTTCATGTTCGGGAAAGTCGAACTTTGTCTGCCTAAACAACCAGGATTGTGCCATCAAAACTTCCAATTGCAAAAACCATGGGGGCGCAGTAGATTGCAGCCTTGGTATACAGTTGGCATTCTCTGGCACGGATAAGCACTTTTCAGTTTTCAATTCATGGTATGAAGTGGAAAACCTTCGTCAATACTCTCTCTATGGCCTTTATTCAAATTTAAGGAACTCTCTCACTGGTCAATATAACAAGATATTCTGA